GGTTCATCTTTATTCTTCTTGGATAGTCTCTGGAATGTAAACCCCTTGAAGATGATGTTATAAAGCAGGCCATGGTATTAAGTGTCAGTGTTGTATgtttaagaatattattttgaGAAGAGGTCTGCTTTACTACTTTACTACTGCTTTAGTTCTTATTCTGCTTTTAATTAGCTTTGTGATCTTGCGGAATTCTTCAGCCTTTATATCTCAGTGTCCTTGTTAACTGCTACAGAGCTCCTCCAGCTCAAATATTCTATGACAACTAGAAATTTGGGAATATACtaattaattgaaatttattgaacacctgctgTGAGCCAAATATTATATTAGGCATTGGGAACTCAACAGAGAACAGCGCATGGTCCCTACCCTCAAGTAGTCTAGGGTTTAACCAGCAAATTGAGGATTTATGTAGAACCCACTttctagatataaaatattagaaattcatGGTGAATTCTGTGAAGACTTTCAGTGCACATTCACATAGCATCAAAAGGGTCACTCTTGCTGTTAATTAGAACCTAGAAAGAGTGGTTTCTGATTATCTTTTCATAATGAGTTTTAATTCACCTTACCAATGTTTATCAATGGCCTAATATGTATGAGACATTATGAGAGACAGTGAATCACAGACTCCCTGCCCTGAAGAAGCTCATAGGGCAAAAAGATACAGACAACTAATTAAGGTGATAAGGTTCTGATGGTATATCTACAAAGGTATTTTCCATATACAGAGGAAGGCACACCTGACCCAATCGGATGCTGGTAGTTGGAGGAGGTTAGGGAATGTCCCATAGAGGCATTAACATAACTAGCTCGGCCTTGTGGGTGGAGTAGCAATTTGTAAGGTAGAGAAGTGAGAGAATTGCAGTGTGGTCATTGTTTGGGGTCTAGTCTGGTACATCAGTCTATTTCCAATTTTGAATGCCTGGGCTGGGGAGATATCATCTTTTAAATGCCTTGATGTTACATTGAAAACACTGCTAaaggggtttgggttttttattttgcttttggaaaTAACCTCTGAtttgtaactttttctttaatgtttgtgtatatgtttttagaaaaaacacCCAGGTTAATGCCTGATAAAGGAAGCATGTATTACCCACGGGTACAACATTATCGAGAACTGCTTGACTCATTGCCAATGGATGCTTATACCCACGGCTGCATTTTACATCCTGAGCTAACTGTGGACTCCATGATCCCAGCTTATGCAACCACACGGATTCGCAGTATGTAACAATCTTAAAGGCTTGGAATTTTGTTTCAAAGTTCTTCTAGTTCATTTTTGAGTCTGGGCATATCTCATGAAGACTTGGGGACAGGGTTGTTGAGTTTGCTTCATGGATATTCATGTTATAGATCGATCCATGCACCAGTCAGATTAAACTGTGCTTCCGCTTTTCAGCTGGACATTTATGGTCTATTGGAGCTGATTTTCCAGCTCTTAGCCTTGAGGGCCAAGCTTGGGTAAAATTCAGAAGAGTAGCCTGTGGAAAAGTAAAGAACACAACATGTTTTTGTAGAAGATGGACTAAGAATCATGAAATCTGGAATCTGATGGTGATTATGGGCAACTGAGTTCACATTTCTGGtccttaatttttgtttcattatgtgAAGGAGCTGGACTACAGGCTGTCTAACCATTAGCCTACCTCTAAATTGAGTGACTTGAGATTTATTAAGATTGAGTTGTGATATCCATCTCTCCTCTTTGCTGAGTATGGTCAGTGCATGGGATGTGGAAGAGAAACTGTGCTCTCTGGCACGTGTGATTGGCATAGGACAGTAAGGGAAGGTGGCCATGGTCAGACTCTGGGGATGTTTGACTAGGAACACTCAAACCCAGATCTTCTGATTCTAGAAACTACATTTTTTCCATTACATCATATCTCATCTTTCTAATTCTCTGacttatgttatttttctttcctgtagatACTTCTCTCCtatcccctccttccttctcctttttctgctttatcttcttgttcctcctccttctctgcatACTCATATGGTTTGAAACAGGTGGTCTGAATATAATTCTGTcacctggagattttttttttttttttaaataaggcttTTTTCCTTGTCTCATATAGAAGTCCACTAACAAAAACTTGAAAGGTACTGAAAGTTAGAACAACCACTGTGCGTTGAGCACTTCTGATCTGCTGAGCCTCCCTCTAAGGGCTTTCCTGGGTGCCTCACATTTAATCTTTAGCCTTTGTAGCCGATACTCTGATAGTTCCATTTTGaatctgaggaaactgaggcacagagaggttaagtctaAGGCAGAGTCAGGGCATGAACCCCAGAGCTCATGCTCTTACCATGAAGTTTCCtagcttctccttttctcttgtaTTGAAGGGAGGAAATAATTTCCTATTTCACAAATGATTTTATTATCAGGCCAAATTGGTAACACAGAATCGGAACTGAAAAAGCTTGCTGAAGAAAACCCAGATTTACAAGAGGCATACATCGCAAAACAGAAGCGACTTAAAGTAAGTAAACCAGGCTGTCCTCAATTGACATCCACTTTTTGTATTAAATGTTCTACTTTTTGTAAAGTCTCACTATTTCTAGAACATCTCCtcttaaatatttgcaaatcaccaGTGCATGTTACCTTTGGCTTATACTCtgcttttagaaagaatttttcttaattagaTTTAATATTCAAACCTAATGACAGTTGCTTAAAAGGCAGGTATTTCTCATGCTGATTGTCAAGGaaagtcataaaatgaaaaagcaagttcATAATATATACTAGAAATCTGTCATTTCAGGTAGTCTTCCACTTTAAGGCCTAGCTAGATCTTTAGGACTTTAATACCAATATGGCAATTGGCAAGTTTTTTCTTCTATTAgactcccctcctttctctcatttttttcctcttaccgTTCACCCATTTCCTCCACCtccaaccaccaatctgttcttgTCTATGagcttagtttttgttttgttgttgttgtttttagagcCCACGTGAAGAGAGATCCTGTAGGATATATCGTTGTCTGAcccatttcacttagcatcattcCCTCAAGGTCTATGTATGTTGGTGCAAATGgtaaaacttcattattttttatggctggataatagtCCATTGGGTATATATACCAAATCTCTTCATTCATCTATCACTGGACTCTTAGGTTGTTTCTTGGATATTGTAAATGaaactgcaatgaacatgggagtgcatgtatctttttgagttagtgttttcgttttctttggataaatacccagatgtggaattgctagatcacatggtggttctatttgtaatttttttgaggaacctctgtattgttttccatagtcaCTGCACCAGTCTACATACCTATCAGTAGTgcatgattatttccttttcccacaTCTTTGCCAGTACTTATTTCATgcctttttgataacagccattctaacggctgtgaggtgatatctcactgtggttttgacttgcatttccttgatgatcaatgatgctgagcatccttttgtgtacctgttggccatttatatgtcttctttatgTCTTCAGTTCAGATCCTCTGCACAtattaaaatcagattattttttgctattgtgttgtaggaattctttatatattttggatgttagccccttatcagatacacaatttgcaaatattttctccgaTTTAATagactgccttttcattttgtttttggtttcctctgttgtgcagaaactttttagtttgacatagtcctgcttgtttatttttgtttttgtttttcgtgTCAGATTCAAAATATTATTCCCAAGACCTATGTCATGAAGCttaccatttctgttttcttttaggggctttatggttttaggtcttacgttccggtctttaatccattttgagttaattcacTCTGACTTGCCTGTCCCCTAAGGAGCAGGGCTTTGCTTCATCTGTTAAGAGTCAGCCTTTCTCTTTCTGGTGCTTCTTTCCTCAGGGCCTAAGAACTCATGCAAGCTTCTGCCATATTAAAAATGTAGCAAACACTAACACTCCCCACCCTCTTcaacttcccattttcctttaTCTTATCTTAGCCTAAGTGTGCTGCTCAAAAGAAATGCGGGGATACTCAGGACTCCTTACTTTCCTCTTGGTCTTGAACTCACTGCATTCAGATTTCTCCCTCAGGCCTAACCCTTCAGTTTTTCATTCCTCGAAAACTGCTGAAGTTCCATTCATTCCTTGGGGGTTGAGAGGAGTCTCTTTATGTCCCTTGTATTCTTGGCCATGTCTGGTCATCTGGTCCTACAGGAGTTCCCAGTAGACCAGTGGGTCTGGCCCATGGAGTATTCTCACAGGCATTTTCCCTCAGGTTTGCTTTGGCTTTAACATTATTCTGGATCTCCTCGTTGTCGTGGATTAATAGTCTCCAGCTTTAGAAGAGTTTATGTCTGCTTTGCTCTGTATTGGTTGTTTTTTTGCAGGCATAAATAACctatttagttatttttgctAATTAGTCAAAGCTGCTTGACCATGACAAtgtcaaatatttgaagaaaattcttGATGAATTGGAGAAAGTCTTGGATCAGGTTGAAACTGAGttgcaaagaagaaatgaagaaacccCAGGTAggttctcatttgtttttgtttttgtttttctttttgctggatGCCAAGCATATTTATGGGAATAATACTCTTAGATTTTACCAAAAACATTCTgtagtctgtttttttaaaaattatttttattcatgggCAGTTTAAATTATcctgacaataataataataatactgaacTCAGCAAAACCCAGATGTCTAATGATAACCAGTCTGTGTTTATGAGAAATGTGATTGGTAGAGGATTTTTCTGCACCATTTAAAGTTATGGTTGAGAGATTCCTACTTAGACCATTTGACACATTTTTTAATTACAGTAGTTCATTTGGTTGAATAACCAGAGTAATTGCTTGAAAGCTCCATCTAGTTTTTTCCCTAGGCAGGGAGAATACTTCCAATCTGAAGTATAAAATGGGGGCTGGCCTGTATAAATCGGCAGGCTGGCTGGTGAGCATCCCTGTATTGTACCTGTGAACCTAACTGCATGAACCTGCCATTGCCCACGTGCATGCACATGGACCATTTGCGCTATTCTAATTGGCGACAAAGTTGAAGACCATGTTACATGAAGCTTGCTTCACGATAGGAACTTTCTTCTGCTTTACATAAGTAACTAGGAGCAACAATCACTGAGTGACATTTTAGGCCCAATTTTACAGATCTTCCTAAAGCTCACCTGCTGTTTTCCTAAGCCAGGAGGAAAGATCTGTTGACTCCTTTGGTTTGGAGGCTCTCAGCTCCTTAGAATTCTTTTCAATATCAAAGATCAGCTCTGAGCTCAGATGGCTCCTGTTTCACTAAGGGATGTAGGTGGTTGACAGGTACCAAGAAATCTCTCTTAGCTTGGGATACACTGGCATGGACTTTGTCTTAGGTTAGAATTACTCACTGAGTAGGATTGTCAAGAGAATGTACCATGGCCTTCATCTTTTGTTGTACTCACACTTGCCCCCAAGACCGAGATGAAAGATGCCAGCTAATCTATGTGTATAGCTCTTGCCCCTAATTCTCTGTGTCCATCTCTCTGATTAGAAGAGGGCCGCCAGCCTTGGCTCTGCGGAGAATCCTTCACCCTGGCAGACGTTTCTCTTGCTGTCACATTACATCGACTGAAGTTCCTGGGGTTTGCGAGGAGAAACTGGGGAAATGGAAAGCGACCAAACTTGGAAACCTATTACGAACGTGTCttgaagagaaaaacatttaacaagGTTTTAGGACATGTCAACAATATATTAATCTCTGCAGTGCTGCCAACAGCATTCCGGGTGGCCAAGAAAAGGGCCCCCAAAGTTCTTGGCACTACCCTCGTGGTTGGTTTGCTTGCAGGAATGGGATATTTTGCTTTTATGCTTTTCAGAAAGAGACTTGGCAGCATGATATTAGCACTTAGACCCAGACCAAATTATTTCTAGGCTTGTAGAGATCTAGTGGTGGCGACTCATCCAACCATTCAACTTGACTCTTGTATACTCTTCCAGGCCCAGTGAAGAATGACCCTGGGCAATTAGtaaaaagtataatttacttTACTCTTTGGGTACTTTTGTGGAGAGAGgaggtaatgaaaatgtttttgtggGCTGGTAACTTTGAGATTACTTACTTGCAAATCTGAACTAATCCATCCTTAAGACATGTGCAAGGTCAAGATATGTAAATGCCGATAGAGAATTAACCTTTAACTCAGAATGCAAGTTCaagttctgaattattttttggGAGGAGGTTCTTACTAGGAGCAGACAGTAATAATCTGTGCTTGCCCATAGCTCTTCATCTGAGGTGATCTGGATGTTTTGAGTGTAGAGCAGTTAACAGCATTTTCCACTGAAATTCAGAAATCATCTTTGTTTTACAGGCTGGGTTCAGACAGCAGCAGGGCACAACAGTGCTTCACATGATCACTGTTAGATTCAGGCAGAAATAAGAGAGACAAAgggaacagggagagggaaaagagggaaaaggaagtcTTTATAGTGAAGAACCGTAAAGGGCAACCTCCAGGTGCCACCAGTGCCACTCAGTGCTGCCTGTCCCCTTAGTAAACATTAGACTTTTTGTGGCCCCTGCCCACATATCCTCCTGTACTTAAGACCTTGGGAAGAGCACTAGGGAGTTACTGGTGGGAGTGGGCTGGAGAAAACTCTGGGCTTTACACTAacagtaacttctctgaccttagtattaattttaaatgcatatgaaTCACACTCATTGTTTTAATAAGATTAACTGCTTATATACTTGGGTATGAAATGACCACTAGAACGTGTCTGCCTAGCATTTACATGAAAATCTTAAGTGCTataaaatggtttctttcttttcctcgcAGTTCCCCCAGTGGGATGATGCCTGTGAGATATCCCTCCTTTGGACTTTTGTGTCCAGTCCCTGGGGGTCTGGGCTTAGACAGCCCTTTTTAGCACGCAAATGGAAGTCAGGTGAATGTCTCAGCTAATCACCAACATGGCATGTGGCTGGGTCGTGGATAGTTTAATGATCTGGAAGGATTAAATATGCCCATTCTGTGTTTGAAGAGGCTGgtgtgttaaaaaaaacaacaactgtggTCTAGACCTTGCATCTGTTTATTGTCATTAACAAAGTCTTAAAAGtttaaagggaaagagaaagagaaaggtctAGTCTTAG
This region of Mustela erminea isolate mMusErm1 chromosome 16, mMusErm1.Pri, whole genome shotgun sequence genomic DNA includes:
- the GDAP1 gene encoding ganglioside-induced differentiation-associated protein 1 isoform X2, with protein sequence MPDKGSMYYPRVQHYRELLDSLPMDAYTHGCILHPELTVDSMIPAYATTRIRSQIGNTESELKKLAEENPDLQEAYIAKQKRLKSKLLDHDNVKYLKKILDELEKVLDQVETELQRRNEETPEEGRQPWLCGESFTLADVSLAVTLHRLKFLGFARRNWGNGKRPNLETYYERVLKRKTFNKVLGHVNNILISAVLPTAFRVAKKRAPKVLGTTLVVGLLAGMGYFAFMLFRKRLGSMILALRPRPNYF
- the GDAP1 gene encoding ganglioside-induced differentiation-associated protein 1 isoform X1 codes for the protein MARRQEEQRGGAPLMAEGKSDAEVRLILYHWTHSFSSQKVRLVIAEKALKCEEHDVSLPLSEHNEPWFMRLNSTGEVPVLIHGENIICEATQIIDYLEQTFLDEKTPRLMPDKGSMYYPRVQHYRELLDSLPMDAYTHGCILHPELTVDSMIPAYATTRIRSQIGNTESELKKLAEENPDLQEAYIAKQKRLKSKLLDHDNVKYLKKILDELEKVLDQVETELQRRNEETPEEGRQPWLCGESFTLADVSLAVTLHRLKFLGFARRNWGNGKRPNLETYYERVLKRKTFNKVLGHVNNILISAVLPTAFRVAKKRAPKVLGTTLVVGLLAGMGYFAFMLFRKRLGSMILALRPRPNYF